The DNA sequence taaaaaaatacaaacgataactttttaaaaaatatatattttttattttttaatatatttaataaatttttaatagtaaattttttttattaatttaacggTCAAAAAAGATGCTAAAAAATAGTAAGTAATAATCAGATCAGATGGTAATGACCACATTGTTTAGTGTAATTGGGCTGGCCCAAAATCCTAACCCAtgacaaaaaaaatcaattctGATCCATTGGACCTCAGTTGACCTGTGACCACATAACGAGATTTCCTAAAAACGACAGAGGAAGCTGTCACAGTCCAACTGACACGTTAGCGTTTTGGCCAAACTTGCAGTCTTCACATTCCTCAAAGCAAACCTATTCCGATTCTTATTTTGCTTcccctctttttctttctcttctctcaaAGTCAAAATTCAATTCCACTTTTTACAGGATTCATTCATTCCCCGTTTGGCGAGAGATCATGGCGATGATTGCGGACATTCTCGTTGCGGCTGACACCGTCGCAGTCACCGCTGCGAAAGGCCTATGCGTCCTCCGTAGCTGCAATTCCACCTGCAACGTTTCCGTCACCGATTCCCTCGCCGACCAGATCTCGGCCATCCTTCAGCCTTACGACGCGGTGGCGCCGCCGCCAGTGAAGCCTAGATCGTACAGGATGCCGCGTCGGACGCTTCTTCGGAATAAACGACGAACGAAGCGCAAGTTGTCGGGCGACGGCGCCGGGGACAACGAAAACGAGGGCTTTTTCTTTGGCGACGGAGGCGATGGTGTTTTCGGAGGAGGCGGCGGCGGAGGGTTCGGAGGAAGCGGCGGACGTTGGAATTTCAATAGGTTTGGGGACGGGCATAATGATTGGGATGAACATTCGTCTTCGATTCCGGACCCTGCGTTCGATTTCGTGTACCAGGTGCTGTCTTGGATCATGCTTTCGAATTGCATCCATTTCGCGTTCAAGAGGATCGTTCAAATCCTTGCGGATGGTgcgattgtggattctggtgatAGGGAAAAAGTTCCTGCTAGATTGACCCCAATTTGTTGATTTGCTAGTTCATACTTCATAGCTTGGAAAAGAAATTCGTCGAATTAACGCTTGTTAGTTGGTAACTTGGAATTACCTCTCTATTTAATTGGGAATTTAAATGTAAatattgtatataataattttcttatttatcataaaatttcATGGTAATTGCTTCATTTAGATTTGCTATTCTGTTCTGGTTAGTTTTTTTGCTTTCATGGTTGtgttagtcttttttttttcttgcaaaTTCCTTTCCCGCCTAACAGTTAGTTTGGAATAGTTTAAGAGACGTGATTCTGGTTTGATGTTCTTATTGATCATTGGTGCATGGGTTTAGGGTAATCTATACGGGTTCTGCTTGCAAAGCATGGCCTTTTATAAGTTATATGTAGAAAAGTATGTGTCTTTATTTATTGTCTTGATTTGTTTGTGACTTGAGGTAAGGTCTTGGACTGATGATAGTTCTTATTGAATTGGAATGCCATGTAGTGATAGCAGATGCTTGAATATTACTGTCGTTATTCCAAAATCGCGGAATCATGATCACATTACTCTTGAACattccctcccccccccccccttctctctcttattACTGCCATCATTGTACTTGTATAGTGAGTGTATGCTGTAGGATTGATTGGTTGTTTAAAGTTTGAACCTACCGGAGTTGAAGTGTTTAATCGTTTTGAGCTCTTTTGATTTCAGTAGTTTGGTTGGCTTGTTTGTTCGAAATTGCCTCAACCTCAGTGTATGATTCATTGCAAATAGAATAAGGAATTTTTACATGACCAAAAGCACGATGACCATTGAACTTCTGTGTTACTCTTGGTAACTTATTCGTATGCTTGTTTGCATAACTTGGGTTCGGTGTTTACGATATGATTTATTGTTAGCTGAGTAGTAGTCTTTTTTAAAATGAAGGCCGGGTATGTGTGTTTCTTTGCTTGCTCCCATATGTTTCTtctcgaattgtgtcaaagaaagtGTCAACTCGATTCTATTCTTTGTCatttttttgcttctttgatttgttgttttgtaAGGTTTATATCTTTCCCGAGGAGGTTGAGGGACATTATATTGCCTTGTACATTACAAACTAGGTGACGTTATTATTACCAATAGTTTATTGGAAAAGGATTGATCTTGATCTtgatgttgtttttttttttttttcatatttgcacattttgatttttgaatcatGCCATGAGCCCATGACCCATCGGTAATTAATAGAATCATAGTTAAGTAGTGGAAGTGAATCACGGCGTAGCAAGAGACAGGAACGGGTTTTGGATTGGAGTAATAATAGTGGCTTATTATAACTAGAAGAGTATTAGGGATGACAAAACTCTTCGAGACACGGGACTGGGGACGGGGTACGAAATTTTCTCGAGGCAGGCACGGGGATCCGAGCGAGGATCCCTACTAATTCCTGAAATTCATAAATTTACTAAATTATCCTTAATAATTTAGTTCTCATATATACTTTTTAGTCAATTcacatacacacatatatatataaacctaAAACTCCTAATTCTCATTTATATAATCCTTCTTTAATTCAGAGACCTCTAACACTATCCATACTtcatccaacctctctgcagtCATTCTCTCGTCACTCTCCTTTTTCACCGCACCATCACGCCTCACGGTGCCATTACTTTCACCGCATCGTGCTCTCTATTTGCAGCGTCCCTTTTCGTAATTCTGTCGTCATGTCCATTTTTCTCTCTGTTGCTGCATCTCCCACCTTATCCACTGCTCTGTCCTCTGGCTCGCCGTTGCATCCCCCACTACGTTATTTCAAAAGAAATCATCATTTTGTtgtttagactttttgtataaaattttgctattttgtataggaTGAATACTTGCAGttctattcatatggaaattaataattagttagaactatcaaATAGATGGGAAACAGGGTCCCCGTAGAGAATAAGGATGGGAAGCAATATTTCCCCACGGCGAGGAACGGGAACGGAGACGGAGACGGGGAACAAATCTAGGGGAGGGGATGGAGAGCAGAGAGGCATCCCTCACCCCCACCCTGCCCCGTTGACATCCCTATGAAACACCAAAGAGTAAATTTGcattttggtttttgaaatttgTGTGATTacctcctttaattttcgaaattcaaaattttttatagtgGCCTCTCAGATTTAGGTTTGGGTACTAATTTGGTCCCTCGATCCTTTCTAGCGATGAGTTAGCAAATGGAGTGCTGAGGTGGCAAAATCTTGACACGCTGGATTCTCCAACAATTAGGTGACATGTCAACATTTGATTTTGGACCCATTTGATCCGTGGAACCctaacttcttcttcttcctcctcttacTCAGCGCCATCCTTCTCCTCTCgctttcccttttcttcttcttgtctCTCACCTGAACCATTCCTTTCTTCTTGACTTCCTCTTTATCTTCGCCTTCTCCACCACGCTACTTCCCTTTTTCTGACACGATCTCCTCTTTTCCCATAGCAATATGCTTTTGTTGATCATTTCATTTTTCCGGTAGGGTTCTTGATCAATTTTAAAAGAGGTTATTGAAATGGAAGGAGTGTCTTATAATTACAATAATTCAATCAAAAGTAGATATCTTTAAGAATTATTAGCAAAAAATTCAAATCTCTATTCATTTTGCTTTAATGAATATGATTATCCCACATTCTTTTTCAATAGACAGAGTTATGACACAAAAATTAAGACATTAAACTGAATATAGTAACTATTTATAAGCCGAGTAACTAATAAACGCTTGAGAAGAAAGTCAAAAATTACATCCCTGCTTAAGGGATGTTTTCCAATTTATTGAAAACTTATTATCACACGTTTTACAACATGAGAACTGAAAAGCCTGCAACAACAATCGGCTCTAGAATTTTTCATTAACAATGACTTCACTACTTGATGAGATTCCTTATCAGGTATGGAAGAATGCCTCCATTATCGAAGTAAGCTATTTCCACCTAAAAATAAGACACATGAAATGCACTAAGCAAGGGAAGAAGGTGCTGCAGCAAGCATGAATCATATTACTATGGGAAAAAGATTGGGCGGGAGACAAGGAAGTAGAAAAGGGGAAGCGAGAGGAGAGGGACGGcgcggaggaggaggaggaggaggaagaagaagaagaataatttaGGGCTCTAGGGAGTAGGGACTAAATGAGGTCCAAAATCAAATATTGCTATGTTACCTAATTGTTGGAGAGTCCAACATGACAAACTTTTGCCACCTTAGCACTCAGTTTGATGATGCATTGTCGAAAAGGGTCGAGAGACCAAATTGATGCCTGCACCTGAATCTGAAGACCACTataagaaattttgaatttcgaGAACCAAAATAAGTAAACGTGCAAATCTCAAGGACCAATTGGGAGGATTACATACTCACTCTTTGTATGCAAAGATTGATATAAACAGTAACAATGATAACTAATGAATTGTTTTTAGTAGGGACTTTTCCGTTGTGTATTAGCCTATTAGGGATTTTTCTTACCTTCCAGTTTTAGCGTTCGGTATGGTGAATCGAAAAACCGGTAACCTTATTGAAGAAAAGTCAATTGCATATGATAACTAAAGAGCATATTATCTTCAAAAACAACGTGGTATTTTTACCAATTTATTTTCCGGTATGAACGATTATGAAATGCATTGTCATTATTTTAGTCAGAGATAGTAGTATCCGTCGAGATGATAGATAGAGATTGAATTGGATATTTATTTGCATAAATATTCTTTGGAGAAGGGAATACAGAATTGATGTGATTCCTGATTAGTGCGCACACATCACgtatagaaaaaaaagaatgcaGCAGAACAATAACGAAGTCTATATAAAATTCTCATGAACTTCTAGACCCAAAAAATCCTTTACATATATTATAACAACCCAGAACAAATCTCATGTCCATAGATGACTTCAAGAGATGAGGAAGCATGGCGTAAggttgattctttatatccaaaAGAATTCGTCAAGGGTACTCAATAACGAAAGTGCAACCAATAAACACTTTCATAACATGCAAACAATCTAAACACTTGGGACAACATAAATAGGAAAAGAATATGGAAACTCACATTACGTTTAGCTGTTTATGTCTCTGAAGAAAACGAGAAAATTAATCTCGTGAGATGGCCAGAATGAAATAAAGGACACAGAGAAATGCATATGAAGGCTAACCAGAAATCAAAAAAGCAGTTCATACGTATGAACCCCCTGACAATCATGGCTACCGGGGGTAAAGGTGTAGGTATAGATAGACCTATATATTGTAAAAATTGGATGAAAGGAGAAAAAATCATCACTAATCGGCCATCTTAGCCAATCGGTGAACGGTACTTCTGGCAACTCTGTTCCCAGGATCAATCTTTAGCACTGTCCTCAGGTCTTCAGCACCAAGTCTGTACTTCTCCATACTCTCATACAAGAGAGCACGCTGTACAAGGACGGACacatttttctcatcattttcTAGAACCTGCAAACAAAACAACATAAAGATGAAAACACTTACTTGAAAATAAATGGTGATCAAGAAATTGGTGTGGTTTGATTCATCCTAGAAGTCATAGGCTCATAGCAGCAATTCATCGTGGAGCCAACATAAATGTACAGGGAAATCCTAACCTCTCCCAACTACAACAGTCAATAGCTGAACTCAATACATGCTACCTATGGTCTCAACAAAGATATGACATTATAAGCCAGGAGAAGATCTCATATTGTAAGCCAAATAGATCTAATGAGATATTCTTTCTTTTCATTAGCAAATAAGTTTGCCAATAGCATACCATACCATATTGTGGCGGCTAATTCATGTCTACAACAAGAAACAACATTCAATTACATAAGTCAGCAGATACTTAGCATGCGCTTAGTTTGCGATTTGGAGAATTAATGGACTAAAGCTTGTCTTTTGCAGTTCAGCTAAACTAATGTTTTGGAATTCCATATGGGAAGGGAAACTAAACACACTATTAGTGATTCAAAAAGCTACATTTATAGATCTAACAACTACTATATAATTCAAACTCTAAACACAAAGTAATACTACAGGCCTAAGTATACCTTTGTACAATCTGCCACTGCCTTCTTATACTCCCCAACTTCTTTGTAACAGGAAGCCCTGCATGACAAAACCTCCACAGAGCCTGCGTTATCCCCGGCTTTCTCCAGAAGGATGACGGCCCAGGAAAGCCACTTGATAGCATCAGCAAACTGGCCCTGCTTGTAATTGTCCATCCCCTTGTTTTTGGCAGCGGCACCAGACACCCCGGCAGGAGGTGGGGGAAGCCCTTCAAGCTCAGTGGTTGTGCCACCCAAATCATGCCCTCCTCCACCAAACTCAGAATCCAGACCCCAATCTTCCACTTCTGCAGGTGCCTGTCCTCCAAATCCTTGAGACGTAGCCGCAGCAGTGCCTCCGGCAGATGCTGAGGAAGATGAGAAAAACATGTCCATTGGATCAGCACCACCAGCAGATCCCTGGACTGGGGTCTGATTCGAGGTGGCAGATCCACCAAAATCAATGTCAATTCCAACATTAACAGAAGCTGCAGAGGTTGGCTTGTAAGCATTCTGAAAATCTCCAAAACCATCATCCCCCAAATCATTCTTTTGGGATTTAGCAGCTGAATTAAGACTAGCAGCACCAGATTGCTTTGATCCAATACCAGACAGAGAACTAAACGGATCATTGTTACTGGAACTGAATCCACTACCAGCTGAACCACCAACACCCATAGTACTTAATGAAGGACCCCAAGATTCGGGCTTCTGTTGGAATTCATACTGGTACCACCATACCCGGTACTAGAACCCCCTAAATTGGCAGAAGATCCCCAATTTGTACTACTCTGTGCGGTGTTAGCAGTTTTGGGCAAAGAATCTTCCATTTTTCCCATGGAAAAGGTGGAAGTGGCGGGAGCTGAAGGCTTGGAAGCAGGGGTTGCGTTTTTTAGAGGAACATTGGAAGAGCTCCTGGGACCTTGGCCAAGCGCAGAGGTGACCAGGTCTCCGAAAAGGTTAGGGTTTTTGTTAGCGATGCCGACGGTGGAGGCGGAGGCGGAGGCAGAAGCGGAAGGTTGGGTGGAACCCCATGACTTGCCGAAGATGTCACCGACCATGGAAGGGGGACCACCGGGCAACCCAGTCTGAGTGGCAGGAGCGGAGACGGGCTTGTGGGACCATGAGGGCTTGTTGGGTTGCCAGGAAGGCCTCGGTTGGGAAGAGGAAGTGGCGGTGGAGGAATAAGAATAGGAGGAGTAAGAAGGGGCGGAGGAATTGGGGGCTTTCTGGTCGTTGAGGGACTTGGGGCGATTGGATCCGATGCCGAGATCGAAATCGAAATTGTAGTTGTTGAGTGAAAGAGGGGATGATTTGTTTTGGTTGGAATTCATATCTACGTTGTTGGGATCTGATCTGATGATTGAGTGAGAGAAGGAAACccttctttttgttgtttttgattTCAAGATAGAGCAGGTTGCGGTTGTTTGTTGAATTATCGTTATGATGATGAAACGCTTGTCTGAACTCGCTTCCTCTTTTGAGTTTTAATATTACTCTAAGGAGATAGATCCGTTTTATTGTTTGTAAGATCAGATTAACACAcccttttttgtattattttttatctttatattaatTTCAGACATCCGGTAATGTGATATGATCGTATGATACACACACCGTATCTATGCTTGGTCTCAAATAACATGACAACAGATTGGATAAATAACTTTGCCTATTCAGTTATTCAattgattttgatattttattttattttccaaataTTGGATGTAAATGGGATACAGTGATTCACAATATATTTCCGTTTTTCAGTCTAGAGCAGAGATTTACAAAATTCACAATGCCACATGCGTCTCTCCACTTCAACTTGTTTTGCTAGTCATTTTACCATAGATTCGAAATAAACAATCTTCAATTACGTCACTCCAAGCCCAAGGTCGGAGGAAATTATTGAAGCAAATATCTGAGCAATCCTTGGCTCTGTTATTATCTAATGGTGCTTAATTGTTGGTTATAGACTTAGCCAGCTGCTAGTAACAAAACTTTAAACAAAATAGGAAAAGTATAAGTAACTAACAACATTTTTGAACAATGtttaaataatgtgaattaatagggttaaaagagtaaattaatcttaaatttaattagtaacatTAAATTATGGTGTAGtgtgattggtggttgttcatgttgttcaagataGTCATTTTTTACCTAGTATTCCCcaacaaaataaacaaagaacTCCTCTTAGTCATAATCAAAACTCACCAAGACACATATACACTTGGATTTCACACTTGACCAGATAAAAAGGCTACAGACACAAATATGTAAAACAATCAGTATCCCAAAAGGCGAACTGCTTTGTCTCTGGCAAAAAGTAACCAGATTACTAAGGATCCATGCTGCGAGACTTTGAATACTAAGTACAAGCAACCAAAAGTTTATCAATTTAATAGTAAACGATCTGAATTGGATATCACATCATCATAATGATACTAAAGATTCTAATCATATGATGTCCAAGTTCAGGCAGAGTCATTTCCAAACAAAAAACCATGGACATACAACATGCCGCAGATTCAGAACTTAAATCAGAATTCTCCACTATAACTATGGGGGAAATTTGTCAAGCAGAAATCATGTTTAACATTTTGGTCCACCAGAAGGAGAGTTTTGACTGTTCATTGGAGTCGATTGCTGCATAGGTCCTCCCTGACTTTGGTTCCAGTCTTGTCTTTGAACAGGGTCTCTCCTTTCAACCTGCATTGTTTCACGACGCCTGTCATGCCGTGGCCGAGGTCTGCTCCTAGTTGGTTGCCTCTCAGAATATCTATACTGTGGCCTTGGAATCACTTTCCCATCAACAAATAA is a window from the Arachis hypogaea cultivar Tifrunner chromosome 1, arahy.Tifrunner.gnm2.J5K5, whole genome shotgun sequence genome containing:
- the LOC112703628 gene encoding uncharacterized protein is translated as MAMIADILVAADTVAVTAAKGLCVLRSCNSTCNVSVTDSLADQISAILQPYDAVAPPPVKPRSYRMPRRTLLRNKRRTKRKLSGDGAGDNENEGFFFGDGGDGVFGGGGGGGFGGSGGRWNFNRFGDGHNDWDEHSSSIPDPAFDFVYQVLSWIMLSNCIHFAFKRIVQILADGAIVDSGDREKVPARLTPIC